One Psychrosphaera aestuarii DNA window includes the following coding sequences:
- the mfd gene encoding transcription-repair coupling factor produces the protein MSLSSTLGIVVLPQLLKLPLPKVKSVTDKKADKITWSRLAGSSKALAIAEAAYYSDHVTVVVTENTPNAHRLESELSTLLPRDTHPVFTFPDWEILPYDTFSPHQDIISQRLLTLYQLPNMARGVVIVPVSTLMHFIAPKSYIMGNSFVFTEGDKKDIQALALQLQENGYRNVEQVIEHGEYSVRGSILDLYPMGSDQPFRLDFFDDEIDSIRIFDTESQRSKDKVEKINLLPAHEFPLDKAGIEVFRQNYRDQFTVRNEKDSLYKQVSEASFPAGIEYYLPLFFEQTDTLFDYLPNNCHLVLAGDIQAQAELYLRETQKRHDNLNVDPLRPLLPPAKLFMAFNELFAAISQWPQINIQVGVASGAGKFNANTQLIDDINIDSQLKQPFTKVLSHIVESKAQQGRVLFSVESAGRRETLLELLKQAQIKPTQYKSIEDFIKSDSDVGIVITSLENSFVLITDIDGQSVPVSFITETELLGGRVAQRKRNKREKSISTDALVRNLAELKVDQAIVHIEHGVGRYKGLETIDAGGLTSEFVTIEYANEAKLYVPVGNLHLLSRYTGGESDSAPLNKLGSDAWEKARKKAAEKIKDVAAELLDIYAQREAKPGYKYELERDGWRQFSASFPFEETEDQQSAINAVVNDMKSPQAMDRLVCGDVGFGKTEVAMRAAYIAVNDGKQVAVLVPTTLLAQQHYENFTDRFADWPVKVEVLSRFKTGKQQTAILEQLESGQVDIIVGTHKLIQDNIKFKDLGLLIIDEEHRFGVKQKEAIKKLRANVDILTLTATPIPRTLNMAMSGMRDLSIIATPPAKRLAIKTFVRQINDELIKEAIMRETNRGGQVYFLHNNVETIEQRARAIEALMPECRVVVAHGQMREKELERVMGDFYHQRYNVLVCTTIIETGIDVPTANTIIMERADKLGLAQLHQLRGRVGRSHHQAYAYLLTPPPKAISKDAVKRLEAIESLEDLGAGFALATHDLEIRGAGELLGDDQTGQIQTIGFTLYMDMLEQAVEALKQGKELSLDVLTSKQTEIELRIPALLPDSYIHDVNMRLSLYKRIATAKNTDDLDDIKIELIDRFGLLPDAAKNLFRISEFRQRAQLLGITKIEAGPKGGRIEFSDSTKVDPIFLISLIQSHPTTYKLDGGQTLKFSIDNKDTEDRLKYINAMLNDFEHKQKV, from the coding sequence ATGTCACTTTCATCAACATTAGGGATTGTTGTGCTTCCACAATTGTTAAAACTGCCTTTGCCGAAGGTCAAATCGGTAACCGACAAAAAAGCAGATAAAATAACTTGGTCTAGATTAGCCGGCAGCAGTAAGGCGCTCGCTATTGCCGAAGCAGCTTATTACTCAGATCATGTAACCGTCGTTGTTACAGAAAACACACCTAATGCCCACCGTTTAGAAAGTGAACTAAGTACATTACTGCCTCGAGACACACATCCTGTTTTTACCTTCCCAGATTGGGAAATACTGCCTTACGATACCTTTTCTCCGCATCAAGATATCATATCGCAAAGATTGCTAACGCTTTATCAATTGCCAAATATGGCTCGTGGCGTCGTTATTGTTCCAGTTAGTACATTAATGCATTTTATTGCGCCAAAGTCTTACATCATGGGTAATAGTTTTGTATTTACCGAAGGCGATAAAAAAGACATTCAAGCGCTGGCGTTACAATTACAAGAAAATGGTTACCGAAATGTTGAACAGGTAATTGAGCACGGAGAATATTCGGTAAGAGGTTCGATATTGGATTTATATCCAATGGGAAGTGACCAGCCCTTCCGACTGGATTTTTTTGATGATGAAATAGACTCAATTAGAATTTTCGACACCGAATCACAACGTAGTAAAGATAAAGTAGAGAAAATAAATTTACTACCGGCACATGAATTTCCTTTGGACAAAGCCGGCATAGAAGTCTTTCGTCAAAACTATCGTGACCAGTTTACCGTAAGAAATGAAAAAGACAGTTTATATAAACAAGTCTCTGAAGCGAGTTTCCCTGCGGGAATAGAATATTACTTGCCTTTGTTTTTTGAACAAACTGATACTCTTTTCGACTACTTACCAAATAATTGCCACTTGGTACTTGCCGGCGATATACAAGCGCAAGCAGAGCTTTATTTGCGTGAAACACAAAAACGGCATGATAATTTAAACGTTGATCCTCTGAGGCCGTTACTGCCACCAGCTAAACTATTTATGGCATTTAACGAGTTATTCGCGGCCATAAGTCAGTGGCCACAAATTAATATCCAAGTAGGTGTGGCCAGTGGCGCCGGTAAATTTAATGCTAATACGCAATTAATTGACGATATCAATATAGATTCGCAGTTAAAACAACCATTTACAAAAGTTCTATCTCATATTGTCGAATCAAAAGCCCAACAAGGTCGCGTTTTATTTAGCGTTGAGTCAGCAGGTCGTCGAGAGACGCTTTTAGAGCTTTTAAAACAAGCTCAAATTAAGCCTACACAATACAAAAGCATTGAAGACTTCATTAAATCCGACTCCGACGTTGGTATTGTAATAACGAGCTTAGAAAACAGTTTTGTGTTGATCACCGATATTGATGGTCAGTCAGTACCTGTGTCATTTATTACAGAAACTGAGTTACTTGGTGGACGCGTCGCTCAGCGAAAACGAAACAAAAGAGAGAAGTCGATATCGACGGACGCTCTCGTTAGAAACTTGGCAGAGCTTAAAGTAGACCAAGCTATTGTCCACATTGAGCATGGCGTAGGACGATATAAAGGTCTAGAAACCATTGATGCTGGTGGTCTCACTAGTGAATTTGTCACTATTGAATATGCGAATGAGGCTAAACTTTACGTCCCTGTAGGAAATTTACATTTACTATCACGTTATACAGGCGGTGAATCTGACTCAGCACCATTAAACAAACTTGGCTCAGACGCGTGGGAAAAGGCTCGAAAAAAAGCAGCAGAAAAAATAAAAGATGTCGCTGCAGAATTGTTAGACATCTACGCACAGCGAGAAGCAAAACCAGGTTATAAATATGAATTAGAACGCGACGGATGGCGTCAATTTTCAGCCTCTTTTCCATTTGAAGAAACTGAAGACCAACAAAGTGCGATTAATGCCGTGGTTAATGACATGAAATCACCACAGGCCATGGATCGCTTAGTGTGTGGTGACGTTGGGTTTGGCAAAACCGAAGTTGCCATGCGTGCTGCCTACATCGCTGTAAATGATGGTAAACAGGTCGCAGTATTAGTCCCAACGACATTGCTTGCCCAACAGCATTATGAAAACTTTACTGACCGTTTTGCTGATTGGCCCGTTAAAGTAGAGGTTTTGTCGCGATTTAAAACAGGAAAACAACAAACCGCTATATTAGAACAATTGGAATCTGGTCAAGTCGATATTATTGTTGGTACTCACAAGTTAATACAAGACAATATAAAATTTAAAGACCTCGGTTTATTGATCATTGATGAAGAACACCGATTTGGTGTTAAGCAAAAAGAAGCAATCAAAAAACTGCGCGCTAATGTGGATATACTAACGCTTACTGCAACGCCAATACCAAGAACGTTAAATATGGCAATGAGTGGAATGCGAGACTTATCCATAATTGCCACACCTCCGGCTAAACGTTTAGCGATAAAAACCTTTGTTCGCCAAATTAATGATGAACTTATTAAAGAAGCAATAATGCGTGAGACAAACCGCGGTGGTCAGGTTTACTTTTTACATAACAATGTAGAGACCATAGAGCAAAGAGCTCGAGCTATCGAAGCATTAATGCCTGAATGCCGAGTTGTCGTTGCTCACGGGCAAATGCGTGAAAAAGAATTAGAGCGAGTGATGGGCGACTTTTATCATCAACGCTACAACGTATTGGTATGCACAACGATAATTGAAACTGGGATAGATGTTCCAACCGCAAATACCATTATCATGGAACGTGCTGACAAGCTTGGTTTAGCGCAACTACATCAACTTCGAGGCCGCGTGGGTCGCTCTCACCATCAAGCCTACGCTTATCTTTTAACGCCACCACCTAAAGCGATTAGTAAAGATGCGGTTAAACGTCTTGAGGCAATTGAGTCGTTAGAAGACCTTGGAGCGGGGTTTGCCTTGGCCACTCATGACTTAGAAATTCGTGGCGCGGGTGAACTCTTAGGTGATGATCAAACTGGTCAAATTCAAACCATTGGATTTACGCTTTATATGGATATGTTAGAGCAAGCTGTCGAAGCCTTAAAACAAGGTAAAGAGCTTAGTTTAGATGTTTTAACCTCCAAACAAACGGAAATTGAGTTGCGAATCCCTGCCCTATTGCCAGACAGCTATATTCATGACGTTAATATGCGCTTGAGTTTATACAAACGAATAGCAACGGCAAAAAATACCGATGACTTAGATGATATTAAAATTGAACTCATTGATCGTTTTGGCCTGCTACCCGACGCGGCTAAAAACCTATTTAGAATTAGTGAATTTAGACAACGTGCTCAACTACTTGGTATTACCAAAATTGAAGCTGGGCCGAAAGGTGGTCGTATTGAATTTTCGGACTCAACAAAAGTAGATCCAATATTCCTAATTAGTCTAATTCAAAGTCATCCAACGACTTACAAACTGGACGGTGGCCAAACCTTAAAATTCAGCATAGATAATAAAGACACTGAAGACAGATTAAAGTATATAAATGCGATGTTAAATGACTTTGAGCATAAGCAAAAAGTATAG
- a CDS encoding carbon-nitrogen hydrolase, giving the protein MTDKTLSVALVQHSNSSDVSHNIEKTIQGVREAANEGAKLIVLQELHRSLYFCQTEDTDCFDLAETIPGPSTDMFGNLAKELGVVIVLSLFEKRAVGIYHNTAVVVDSDGSIAGKYRKMHIPDDPGFYEKFYFTPGDLGFQPIQTSVGKLGVLVCWDQWFPEAARLMAMAGADLLIYPTAIGWDPRDDEAEQKRQLDAWVISQRAHAVANGLPVISCNRVGHESDPSSQSEGIQFWGNSFIAGPQGEILAHAGDEDDQILQFDVSLSRSESVRRIWPFMRDRRIDHYGDLLKIYRD; this is encoded by the coding sequence ATGACTGATAAAACATTAAGTGTTGCCTTAGTTCAACACAGTAATTCAAGTGATGTTTCGCACAATATCGAAAAAACAATTCAAGGCGTCCGTGAAGCGGCAAATGAGGGTGCAAAGCTCATCGTGCTACAAGAGTTACATCGTTCCTTATATTTTTGCCAAACAGAAGATACAGACTGTTTTGATTTAGCCGAGACAATACCGGGACCATCCACCGACATGTTTGGCAACCTAGCTAAAGAGCTGGGTGTTGTTATCGTATTGTCGTTATTTGAGAAACGTGCTGTAGGTATTTATCACAATACCGCCGTAGTTGTTGATAGTGATGGGTCAATTGCTGGTAAATATCGTAAAATGCATATCCCGGATGATCCCGGTTTCTATGAAAAATTTTATTTCACACCTGGCGATTTAGGTTTTCAGCCAATTCAAACATCTGTTGGTAAACTCGGTGTTTTAGTTTGTTGGGACCAATGGTTTCCAGAGGCAGCAAGACTGATGGCCATGGCTGGTGCTGACCTGTTAATTTACCCAACTGCTATAGGTTGGGACCCAAGAGATGATGAAGCTGAACAAAAAAGACAGCTAGATGCCTGGGTAATATCACAACGTGCTCATGCTGTTGCGAATGGTTTGCCGGTCATCTCTTGTAATCGCGTTGGACATGAATCCGATCCTAGTTCACAAAGTGAAGGTATTCAATTTTGGGGAAATAGCTTTATTGCCGGTCCACAAGGCGAAATTTTGGCACACGCGGGCGATGAAGATGATCAAATTCTGCAATTTGACGTATCGTTAAGTCGTAGTGAATCTGTACGCCGTATATGGCCATTTATGCGAGATCGTAGAATCGATCATTACGGCGACTTATTAAAAATATACCGTGATTAA
- a CDS encoding agmatine deiminase family protein, whose amino-acid sequence MAYTLPAEWANQSAIMLTWPHQETDWSPFLSDIETVYVQLAKHITEQQLLVLACHNESIKLHVNELLKNANINLKQVRWFIAPCNDTWARDHGPITLTDEDGNTQLLDFTFNAWGAKYESNFDNDITSHLLQQDFCSPTLANKHSLILEGGSIESDGNGTLLTTTTCLLNPNRNAHLSQQQIEQELKTALGMDKVIWLEHGHLAGDDTDAHIDTLARFAPKGIVYVQCTDKNDPHYLALNKMEQQLAQATGKDNTPYTLFPLPMPNAKVDENGELLPATYANYLIINNAVLVPTYNDENDKTALRIIGLAHPERVVIGVDCSTVIKQFGSLHCLTMQIPADVIH is encoded by the coding sequence ATGGCATATACCCTTCCTGCTGAGTGGGCAAATCAGTCCGCGATTATGCTAACTTGGCCTCACCAAGAAACAGACTGGTCACCGTTTTTAAGTGACATCGAAACTGTTTATGTACAATTGGCGAAACATATTACTGAACAACAATTGTTGGTGCTGGCTTGTCATAATGAATCAATAAAGCTTCATGTTAACGAATTATTAAAAAACGCCAATATTAATTTAAAACAGGTTCGTTGGTTTATTGCGCCTTGCAACGATACTTGGGCGCGCGATCACGGGCCAATTACGCTGACGGATGAAGATGGCAATACACAATTGCTTGATTTTACCTTTAATGCCTGGGGCGCCAAATATGAATCAAATTTTGATAACGATATTACTAGTCACTTACTACAACAAGATTTCTGTAGTCCAACATTAGCTAATAAACATAGCCTGATCTTAGAAGGTGGCAGTATTGAAAGTGACGGTAATGGCACGTTGTTAACCACAACAACATGTTTACTTAACCCTAATAGAAATGCGCATTTATCACAGCAACAAATTGAACAAGAGTTAAAAACAGCCTTAGGTATGGACAAGGTCATATGGCTAGAGCACGGACATTTAGCTGGCGATGATACCGATGCGCATATTGACACGTTAGCTCGTTTTGCTCCTAAAGGAATTGTATACGTTCAATGCACCGACAAAAATGATCCGCATTACCTAGCGTTAAACAAAATGGAACAGCAGCTTGCTCAAGCAACAGGTAAAGATAATACGCCTTATACCCTTTTCCCGTTACCTATGCCAAATGCAAAAGTTGATGAAAATGGTGAACTTTTACCGGCTACGTATGCTAATTATCTGATAATAAATAACGCTGTACTCGTGCCGACTTACAACGATGAAAATGATAAGACTGCGCTTCGCATTATTGGTCTTGCGCACCCGGAACGAGTAGTTATTGGTGTCGATTGTTCTACCGTTATAAAACAATTTGGTAGTTTGCATTGTCTAACCATGCAAATACCTGCAGATGTTATTCACTAA
- a CDS encoding PilZ domain-containing protein, with protein sequence MINETDLEQFTEYFQMSHSIDININVGDVLANTPNDADFEADIPLPYKLASDLKGVEQTMLRPLRQLGDVIEPLADYLKAQSRKIDLMMHYILQAEDESDQRHSTLSFGGGGFVFCSKERYAETHFLICKLFFNDEATAIYCLGRIIATKSNADGSYEYTVLFHRIRDEDREIVVRASLHQQSKQLLKKTQQRQNEKS encoded by the coding sequence ATGATCAATGAGACTGATTTAGAGCAATTTACTGAATACTTCCAGATGAGCCATTCTATTGATATAAATATCAATGTGGGTGATGTATTGGCAAATACGCCAAATGACGCTGACTTTGAGGCTGATATTCCATTACCTTACAAGCTCGCTTCAGACTTAAAAGGCGTTGAACAGACTATGCTTCGTCCATTACGCCAATTAGGCGATGTTATCGAACCTTTGGCGGATTATTTAAAAGCGCAAAGTCGTAAAATTGATTTAATGATGCATTATATTTTGCAAGCAGAGGATGAAAGCGACCAACGCCACTCCACACTATCTTTTGGTGGCGGAGGTTTTGTATTTTGTTCAAAAGAAAGATATGCGGAGACACACTTTTTAATCTGCAAATTATTTTTTAATGATGAAGCTACCGCTATTTATTGTTTAGGTCGTATAATCGCGACAAAATCAAATGCTGATGGCAGCTATGAGTACACAGTTCTATTTCATCGTATTCGTGATGAAGACAGAGAAATTGTAGTGAGAGCGTCTTTACATCAGCAATCTAAACAACTTTTAAAGAAAACACAGCAACGTCAAAACGAGAAAAGCTAA
- a CDS encoding lipoprotein-releasing ABC transporter permease subunit has protein sequence MNLPISLVIARRYAKASKDGKFVGLISLFSQAGITLGVMALIIVISVMDGFEGLLKDRILGGVPHIVITTNDDDQTIDISDIEKLVKTSMPETQAQIIQQLPLVQSTAIMQLPENFKGLLVQGLSDSNNIPLGLSNAMQTGQWSSLMDVKYGIVISRFMAYDNGLAIGDNVRLILSGASHYTPLGRLPAQRNFKIVGLFATESELDQQLVFTRSQDLNRLLKKQPQSLQGVRLVLSDPFNAKAIESELRKLMPQSNYKISSWHDTHGKLFDAVKMEKNMMWIMLSLIVAVAAFNIVSALVMMVTQKQGEVAILKTLGMNAKQIAQIFTLQGCYNGVVGALLGAILGSIVALGINKFMLVTGINLLGVPGMGLPVVYSFEKVVLIALFAIGLAFIASIYPARRAASLAPADVLRYE, from the coding sequence ATGAATTTACCTATTAGTTTAGTTATAGCTCGACGTTACGCAAAAGCATCTAAAGACGGCAAATTTGTTGGTCTTATCTCGTTATTTTCTCAAGCTGGTATTACTCTTGGCGTAATGGCACTTATTATAGTCATTTCTGTGATGGATGGTTTTGAAGGCTTATTAAAGGATCGAATTTTAGGCGGTGTGCCGCATATAGTCATTACTACAAACGATGATGATCAGACAATTGATATCAGTGACATCGAAAAGCTGGTAAAAACTTCGATGCCGGAAACTCAAGCACAAATCATTCAGCAGCTGCCCCTTGTGCAATCCACGGCAATTATGCAACTACCAGAGAACTTTAAGGGATTGCTTGTTCAGGGGCTTTCAGATAGTAATAACATTCCATTAGGTTTATCGAATGCAATGCAAACAGGGCAGTGGTCATCTTTGATGGACGTTAAATATGGAATTGTAATTAGTCGCTTTATGGCTTACGACAATGGCCTAGCAATTGGTGATAATGTACGTTTAATTCTAAGTGGTGCTTCTCACTACACACCATTAGGTCGATTACCAGCCCAACGTAATTTTAAAATTGTTGGCTTATTTGCTACAGAGAGTGAATTGGATCAACAACTTGTATTCACACGCTCACAAGACCTTAATCGATTGCTAAAAAAACAACCACAGAGCCTTCAAGGCGTTAGATTAGTATTATCGGATCCTTTCAATGCCAAAGCTATTGAGTCCGAATTACGCAAGTTAATGCCTCAGTCCAATTATAAGATAAGCAGCTGGCATGATACTCACGGTAAGTTATTTGATGCGGTAAAGATGGAAAAGAACATGATGTGGATCATGTTGAGTTTAATCGTCGCTGTCGCAGCGTTTAATATCGTATCGGCGTTAGTAATGATGGTTACTCAAAAGCAAGGCGAAGTAGCTATATTAAAAACACTTGGCATGAATGCTAAACAAATAGCACAAATATTTACATTGCAAGGTTGTTATAACGGCGTTGTAGGGGCGCTATTAGGCGCCATATTAGGATCAATTGTCGCGTTAGGAATAAATAAATTTATGTTAGTAACCGGCATTAACTTACTAGGTGTGCCAGGCATGGGTTTACCGGTTGTTTATAGTTTTGAAAAAGTAGTATTAATTGCGTTGTTTGCAATTGGTTTGGCGTTTATTGCGAGTATCTATCCGGCAAGAAGAGCAGCGTCGCTAGCACCGGCCGATGTGCTGCGTTATGAATAG
- the lolD gene encoding lipoprotein-releasing ABC transporter ATP-binding protein LolD produces the protein MNVVDCRNLKKSYSGVTTTDILKGIDLAIRPGEQVAILGQSGSGKSTLLHILGMLDLPTSGDVRILGQSNSDLSDSQAAKFRNDNLGFIYQFHHLLMEFTALENVAMPLLISGIDTVEANRRSTELLSLVGLAHRLTHLPSQLSGGERQRVAIARALVNQPKLVLADEPTGNLDKQNAQQIFDLFLKVNQELGTTLVVVTHDQVLAERFDRVIKLDDGIVI, from the coding sequence ATGAATGTTGTTGATTGTAGAAATTTGAAAAAATCATATTCGGGTGTAACCACTACCGATATATTAAAGGGCATTGACTTAGCAATCAGACCCGGTGAGCAAGTTGCTATTTTGGGTCAATCTGGTTCGGGCAAAAGCACCTTGTTACATATACTCGGTATGCTAGATCTTCCGACGTCTGGCGATGTGCGCATTTTGGGACAGTCTAATAGCGACTTATCTGATTCACAGGCCGCTAAATTTAGAAATGATAATTTAGGTTTTATCTATCAGTTTCATCACCTATTGATGGAGTTTACAGCACTTGAAAACGTCGCAATGCCTTTGCTGATAAGTGGCATTGATACCGTTGAGGCAAACCGCAGATCGACCGAACTTTTGTCCCTAGTCGGGCTAGCCCATCGCTTAACACACTTACCGTCACAATTATCCGGTGGTGAGCGACAACGAGTAGCTATCGCCAGGGCCCTCGTTAATCAGCCAAAACTGGTACTTGCAGACGAGCCAACTGGTAATTTAGATAAGCAGAATGCCCAACAAATTTTTGATTTGTTCTTAAAAGTTAATCAAGAATTAGGTACAACGCTGGTGGTAGTGACACACGATCAGGTATTAGCCGAACGATTTGATCGAGTTATTAAATTAGACGATGGAATTGTAATTTAA
- a CDS encoding lipoprotein-releasing ABC transporter permease subunit: MASTKSVKTNNTIAWQLARRYYKTGVQSPYIRFINRASRIGFAIGVAALIIGLSVMNGFERELKKTLLSVIPDIEFKAVSGSLPNWPSTAKQILGNTNVVAVAPFIELNAMVQKQNAMEAVVLKAVDPLLEPSINATSKYMVAGEWFSQQTEIDGLPPAIIGAGLAEKLGLELGERLELLLPKISDTGRLSAPEYLNFEIDGIYKIGGQMDHGQVYVPLSVVQKSQGFSAEQVQGVKVALTDPFMANRVAAEVGSEITEFVYIIDWFRSQGHVYNDIILVKDIMYLVMVLVMSVASFNIISSLSMAVQEKYGDIGILKTLGLTPQTVKNTFVLMGLFTAVRGICWGVLVGVIVALFLPELFQMLEYVFNVKVLDGDVYFIAYLPSEINFLQVLVIAGTALTIALIASLYPATKASKLTPIELLN; the protein is encoded by the coding sequence ATGGCAAGTACTAAATCAGTTAAAACCAATAATACCATCGCCTGGCAACTAGCGAGGCGTTATTATAAAACCGGTGTGCAAAGCCCATATATTAGGTTTATTAACAGAGCGTCACGTATTGGTTTTGCAATAGGTGTGGCCGCTTTGATTATTGGTTTGTCTGTTATGAATGGTTTTGAACGTGAACTAAAAAAGACATTACTTTCTGTTATTCCCGATATTGAATTTAAAGCGGTATCGGGCTCATTACCCAATTGGCCAAGTACAGCTAAACAAATTCTTGGCAACACTAACGTTGTTGCAGTGGCACCGTTTATAGAATTGAATGCTATGGTACAAAAGCAAAATGCAATGGAAGCGGTCGTTTTAAAGGCCGTAGACCCTTTGTTGGAGCCGAGCATTAACGCAACAAGTAAATATATGGTCGCCGGCGAATGGTTTTCGCAACAAACAGAGATTGACGGCTTACCTCCTGCAATAATCGGCGCTGGACTAGCTGAAAAACTCGGCCTTGAGCTGGGTGAGCGACTGGAGCTGTTGTTACCAAAAATTTCTGATACCGGGCGATTGTCTGCGCCAGAATATTTAAATTTTGAGATTGACGGCATCTATAAAATTGGCGGCCAAATGGATCATGGTCAAGTATATGTGCCCCTTAGCGTTGTTCAGAAAAGCCAAGGCTTTTCAGCTGAACAAGTGCAAGGTGTTAAAGTCGCATTAACCGACCCTTTTATGGCAAACCGAGTCGCCGCAGAAGTAGGCAGTGAAATTACCGAGTTCGTCTATATTATCGACTGGTTTCGAAGCCAAGGTCATGTATACAACGACATCATCTTAGTGAAAGACATTATGTATTTAGTGATGGTCTTGGTAATGTCAGTGGCCAGCTTTAACATAATATCTTCATTATCGATGGCCGTTCAGGAAAAATATGGCGATATAGGCATTTTAAAAACATTAGGCTTAACACCTCAAACGGTAAAAAACACCTTCGTATTAATGGGCCTATTTACCGCAGTTCGTGGAATATGTTGGGGTGTACTAGTCGGCGTTATTGTCGCACTGTTTCTTCCCGAGTTGTTTCAAATGCTTGAATACGTATTTAACGTAAAAGTGCTTGATGGGGATGTATATTTTATTGCCTATTTACCTAGTGAAATAAATTTTTTGCAAGTTTTAGTAATTGCTGGAACCGCTTTAACTATTGCGCTGATAGCGAGTTTATACCCGGCTACAAAAGCATCAAAATTAACGCCGATTGAATTACTAAATTAA
- the pyrC gene encoding dihydroorotase, with product MTELTIQTPDDWHLHFRDGDILKETVAATARCFDRAIVMPNLVPPVTNASMITSYRDRINAAKPTGSNFEPLMVLYLTNNTSKQDIIDAKAAGAVAAKLYPAGATTNSDAAVSALDDLFPIFAEMEQQGMLLLVHGEVTDHHIDIFDREKEFIDRNLTRIVNAFPNLKVVFEHITTKDAVDFVLNASDNVAATITPQHLLLNRNDLLVGGIRPHNYCLPVLKRNIHQQALRSVVATGSPKFFLGTDSAPHEKSKKENACGCAGCYSAWSALELYTHVFEELGALDKLEGFASHYGADFYGLPRNKGTVTLVKEDWTIPNTITLPNGEPIVPFFAGETCHWKIKT from the coding sequence ATGACAGAACTTACCATACAAACACCTGACGATTGGCATCTTCATTTTCGGGATGGTGACATACTCAAAGAGACCGTTGCGGCTACAGCTCGTTGTTTCGATAGAGCCATTGTTATGCCCAATCTTGTTCCACCCGTTACTAACGCTTCAATGATTACGTCTTATCGTGACCGTATTAACGCAGCTAAACCAACAGGTAGTAACTTTGAACCTTTAATGGTTCTGTATCTGACAAACAATACCAGTAAACAAGACATCATTGATGCTAAAGCCGCCGGAGCTGTGGCCGCAAAGTTATACCCTGCTGGAGCGACAACTAATTCCGATGCCGCAGTAAGTGCTTTAGACGATTTGTTTCCAATATTTGCTGAAATGGAACAACAAGGCATGTTGTTGTTGGTGCATGGTGAAGTTACAGATCATCACATAGACATCTTCGACCGTGAAAAGGAATTTATCGACCGCAACCTGACTCGAATTGTTAATGCGTTCCCCAACTTAAAAGTTGTGTTTGAACACATCACGACCAAAGATGCAGTGGATTTTGTCCTGAACGCTTCTGATAACGTTGCGGCAACAATTACGCCTCAACACCTGCTATTAAATAGAAATGACTTACTAGTAGGCGGTATTCGTCCACACAACTACTGTTTGCCAGTGCTTAAACGAAATATTCACCAGCAAGCACTTCGAAGTGTAGTTGCAACTGGTAGCCCTAAGTTTTTCTTAGGTACCGACTCTGCGCCCCATGAAAAGTCAAAAAAAGAAAACGCTTGTGGTTGTGCTGGCTGCTACAGTGCATGGTCCGCGTTAGAATTGTATACTCACGTATTCGAAGAGTTAGGCGCATTAGATAAACTAGAAGGCTTTGCGTCTCACTATGGAGCCGATTTTTACGGTTTACCGAGAAATAAAGGGACTGTCACATTAGTCAAAGAAGATTGGACAATACCTAACACGATTACCCTTCCAAATGGAGAGCCAATTGTGCCATTTTTTGCAGGTGAAACCTGCCATTGGAAAATTAAAACCTAA